A window of Methanothrix sp. genomic DNA:
GTTTTGGCATCCCTCAGGTCGTTCTTATCTATTATGAGTGTTACCATAAGCATTCTTCCGCTATCCTACAAGATATAACCACCGCATCCCTGAGAAACACCAATGCCATCATGCATTTCCGGAGCCTGAAGGTCGTACTGTTCCAAATTCATCTGCAGCTTCCAGAGATATTTTGATACACTTACCCCTTTGCTTCCAGTGTGAACTTGAACTTACGTCATCTTGTTAATTGCAAAAAACAAAATTAGATTATATACTTATATTTACAGAGTTCAGAATTTTCGATATCTGTAGATCGCATACATATTCAACACACCAACGCTTCCTGTGGAGCTTCATACGAGGAGATATGGAAAATCTGACCCTAGGGAGCAGCTTGCCACCGGCATCTATTTTTGATAGGAGCGATTCTGTGGTAGCAATGACACTGGAGTCTCTGGTATCGGAGCTCAGGAGCTTCGTGGGCATAACCAGGAAGCGAAGCATTGGCGATATGCTCAGGTACTTTCCATCCATCTCTGATAAGGTGATAGCGGATTTCGGCGAGGATGCTGCAGTCATAGACAATGGCGATGAGGTTCTTCTCCTTGCAGCAGACGGGATATGGTCGGTGCTGATGGATGCAGATCCCGAATGGGCCGGATACTGCGCAGTTCTGGTGAACGTTCATGACATAGCTGCCATGGGGGGCACACCGATCGCCATGGTGGATGTTCTTTCCGTCAACTCTCCTGAGGTCGCGGATGCTGTCCTGCGTGGGGTCGAGAAGGGGATCGAGAAGTTTGGTGTACCGATAGTCGGAGGACATCTTCATCCGGACACGCCATACAGCGCACTCGACGTGGCCATCCTCGGAAAGGCGAGGAAGGACGGGGTGATACTGAGCAGCACCGCGGAGCCTGGCGACTCTGTTGTGGTAGGGGTCGATCTCGACGGGAGAGTTCACCCGAGCTTCAGGATCAACTTCGACTCAACCAGCCAAAAGGGCAGGGAGACTCTTACGCGCCAGATCTCTTCCATGCGTGTGCTCGGGGAGAGAAGACTCGTCACGGCCGGCAAGGACATCAGCAATCCTGGGATGCTCGGGACCCTCGGAATGCTGCTCGAGACCAGCGGGGTCGGCGCGGAGGTTGAGATCGACTCGATACCGGTGCCTGAATCGCTGAACCTCGCGGACTGGCTGAAGATGTACCCTGGCATGGGTTTTGTCGTGACGACTCGAAATCCAGATGAGGTCGTGGATGTATTCAGGAGACACGGGCTGTGTGCTGCGAGGATCGGCAGGGTGATCGAGGAGAGAAGGCTTGAGATTGTTGGTGGTAAAGAAAGAGCGGTTCTCTTCGACTTCGGGAGAGATCGCGTTACAGGCATAAACTGAGGGGCAACATGGATCGCGGATTCATAGATCTCCTGAGGGAAAAAGCGCGCAGCCGCAGGGCCAGGATCGGGATAGGGCTGGTGAACCCCGGCAGGGATGTTCTCGAGAGCCTCATTTCAGCGGGAGGATACGCTGAGATCGTCGCTGTGGGCAATGCTGCCCCTGAGGGCATCGAGCTGATCCGCTCTGACTCACCTGAGGATGATCTGATCCGTCTTCTGATGAGATCGGAGATCGACGGGGCGGTGAGGGGCAACATATCCGCCACAAGGACGATGAGGGCCCTCTCGAGGGTCGGGATAGATGTCATGAGGATGGCCCTGCTGGAGCTCGGTGGGTGGGCCTTCTTCCTAGCTCCGGTCGGCATCGATGAGGGCGATACCCTGCAGGAGAAGCTGGAGCTTGCCATGCGCGGGGCATCTTTTCTTAAAACGATGGGCGTGGAGCCGAGGGTGTCGGTTCTCTCAGGCGGCAGGCTGGAGGATGTCGGCAGGAGCAGCAAAGTGGACACAAGCCTGGCGCACGGCGAGTTCGTGGCAGCGCGGCTCAGGGAGGGAGGAGTCAACGCAGTCCACAGGGGCATACTGATAGAGTCGGCGCGCGGAGATGATCTCGTGCTTGCGCCTGATGGCGTATCGGGCAACCTTCTCTTCAGAACGATGCTGCTGATATGCGGTGCAGCCGCACTGGGCGCGCCGGTGCTCACGGATCAGATCATCTTCGTCGACTCCACACGGGCCAGATCCGAGTTCACAGGGCCGGTGATTCTGGCAGGCGCCCTGGTATCGATGAGAGAAGGGAGATGAAAATCCGCCCTGCATCTGTTACACAGGAGCCCCAGCGCAACTTCCAGAAAATTTGATGACTTAGTGCATTTGGCGTTTTGATATCAGCAGCTTGCGGATCGATTCATGATGGACGTTAGCCTACGGATGGGGTGGTTCAACTCAAAAGCATAAAAATGGCGCTTATCACGCCTTTGATCGCGCCCAGGACTCGATGTTATCGATGAGGTTGAACTCAATGACCTTCTTCGCGTCAAGCAGCATCTTTGCGATCTCCTTGAGCGAGAAGCGCCTCTCCCTTCCGCCCCTGTCCCTGACGCTGATCTCCTCACCCGGAGACTGCGAGTCGATGTGGATGAGCATCTCGCCGAGACGGGAGCATGCATTCTTCAGATAGCGCACGGTGTAATCCATCAGCGGCTCTCTATCTGAAAGGTTCTTGTTGACCTCTTTTATTGACCAGCACATCGTGAGGATATCCGAGTACATCTCAGCACCACTTGGAGAATGTGCAGCATCGTATTTAACAGTGCCGTCAGAAAGGTGGGGCTGGTGCGATTCGAACGCACGATCGACGGGTCTCTCCGATTCTGAGAACACATGATCATCTCAGTGCTCCAACGGATCATCAACGCCATCCCCGTCGGGATGGCTCAGCAGACCCGTTGCTCATCATCCAATCATACCGCTGGAGCCCGTCGCCCTACCTGGCTAGGCCACAGCCCCTTAGCGGGCCGAGAGGGATTTGAACCCCCGACCTAAAGGTTAAGAGCCTTTCGCTCTACCTGACTAAGCTACCGGCCCGCGTCGGTAATATGACAAAGCTATTTATAAGCGTTTCGATGCCTCCAGCGTGAACGACCGCATCCAGGCGGGCTTTAAGGACGCCGATTTCTGGGATCTTCCCATTCGGTCGTGGGTCGTGCGGGGGATAACGGGGTACTCGAATAGCTGAACGATTCTGCTGTATTCGAGAGCCATGAACAAGATATTCGTGAGGATGGACTGAGTGCTGCGGATTTTCAATGATGCAAGTACACAACCTGATTCTCGGTTGTATACTCGTATCGCTGAATTAAGAGGGATTCGACCTCTTGGGGGTTCATGCAGCATTAGTGCCGGTGAGCGCTGGTTCCTGACAGCTTGTTCAGCTATTCAAGTACACAACCTGATTCTCATGTATTATCAGTAAGCCCACCCTTAACCGCACATGAGTCTGGTACACTGCACAGCCGTACCAGTCTCCGCAGGTGGACAGAAAACTATTTGATGCTGGAAACAATAAGGTTCGAGAATATCGTCCTTGTTCTGAGAACTTACGGGGGCTGTATCCGATGCAGGACCTGGCAGCCAGAAAGGTTAGCAAGATAGACCTCGACCCGATGGAGCTTATCGAGAGGTATGAGCCACGCGGTGTACCAGAGAAGGCCAGGATAACGGTCATAGATTACGATGAGATCCAGTTCCAGGAGGAAGAGGTCAAGAGCGTCGAGGAGTGTGCGCCATACAGATACAAGCCCACAGTCACATGGATCAAGGTGAATGGAGTTCGCGACACCGAGACCATGGAGAAGCTCGGCAAGATATTCGATATACATCCGCTCACGATCGAGGATATCATAACAGGCCAGCGCCCCAAGATGGAGGATTTCGGTGACTACATCTTCATAGTGCTCCGCGTCTTTTACTACGACAGGATAGCGAACGAGATAACATCCGAGCAGTTCAGCCTGATATTCAGCTCCAATTTTGTGATAACCTTTGAGGAGAGCGGAGGGGATGTGTTCAAGCTCATCAAGGAGAGGATAAAGAACGAAAAGGGGAAGATAAGAAGGAGAGGCACCGACTACCTCGCGTATGTGCTCCTTGATGCGATTGTTGACAATTACTTTTACATACTGGAGCGCCTTGGCGACAGGATAGAGATGCTCGAGTCAGTGCTTGTGGAGGAGCCCTCTGAGGAGAACCTGAGGGAGATCTACGAGCTCAAGAGCTCGATGATATTCCTCAGAAAATCAGTCTGGCCGCTCAGGGAGGTTATAACCAGGCTCGAGCGGGGCGAGTCTCCATTAATCCATGAGAACACCATAATATACCTTAGAGATGTTTACGACCACACGATACAGGTCATAGATAACATAGAGATAATGCGTGATATGCTATCAGAGATGATCTCCATCCATCTCTCAAGCGCAAGCAATGAGCTCAACAACATAATAAAAATTCTTACATCAATAACAATAATATTCATGCTGCCAACACTGATAGCCAGCATTTACGGTATGAACTTCAGGTACATGCCGGAGCTCGAGTGGCGGTACGGCTACTTCGCCACGCTGATCCTCATGGCATCGGTCGTTGTGACCACGGTCTTATACTTCAAGAGGAAAAACTGGCTTTGATACCCCAAAACCTCATCGGCAGTCGACTGGTGCTGTCCTGCAGAACTTGCGGGTTCCAGGATCCCTGTCATCTCGGGAGCTGCGGGCTGTTCTGATGCTGACCTGTATCTAGAGACCATCACAGTGTGAGTAAGTTGTGCAGGCAGTGCTGCTGAGGTCCCTCAAGGCTATCTGTTTTGCCTACGTGCTGAATATCCCTGGCTGCAAAGCGGTCCTGCCGCGGCCAGCTCAATGGTGCATCTGCGCGGATCTCAGGCACATCTATATATCTCATGATCCCATCTCACTCGTAAAGATGTGCAGAAAACTGTGGGGTATTGCAATGTGGAAGAAGATGCTTATGGTAATTCTCGTGAGTTCGATCGTTCTCGGCTCGGCTGGTGCGGTCTGGATGAACTATGCTCCCAGCGCAGGGGAGGTCGTGGCACAGTTCAGCAAGCCTGTATACACCATCAACCTGACAGGGCAGCCCATCCTGGGATACCATCCCCTCCTGGGGCAGAGCTTCTGGTTCGAGCCCCTCCCAATTGCCGGAAAGCCAGCTGCCACATCAGAGAAGATCGCACCGGTTGTGCTCGGCAGCGTCCCTGCGCCGCATTACATCACAGACTTCGGCCAGAACTGGGAGAGGAACATGAAATTCGCACAGACGAGGTCGTCGTTCAGGATAGCAGCAAACAACACCCTCGGATCCATCGGACCGAGCTGGAACATCTTCGATACAGGATGGATCGTGATTTGAGGTTGTGATAAATCTATTTGCATGACGAGCTCTGGCATCGTGCATGTCAGATGCGAGTTTCTGGTTCGACGAGATCTGAATGCACTCAGTGCGGGTGACCATCGCACTGGGCGCATCCAATACATTTAACTATCTTAAGAGGGAGTTATTATCTGTGCGATCCATCCAGAAGACCGGCGTAAAGGGCTTGGGCGGAAAGACTGAGAGAAACCGTATCACCGGCGCGAGGTTTTTGCTTCTTAGACCTGCTGGGTACCCCCTGAAGAGCACGTTCCAGGAGTCTCCTGTCGTATCGGATCCGGTGCTCTTCGAGAGGTACGCGAAGGAGCAGTGGTACGGCGAGCTTGTCAGGGCCGGGGCGTACCTTTTCGACAGGCGGCTCTATCCAGACTTCGCATTCAAGGTCGTGAAGGTGTACCCCAGAGAGGCGGTGATTGGGGCAGATACAACGATAGTTGTGGAGAAACGGATAGAGCCCACAGCTGTGGTGGAGCCCGCCTCATTCGATGATGTTGTCGGTCAGCTCGATGCGAAGAGAAAGGTCAAGGTTATAAAGAGATACCTTGAGGAGCCTGAGAGGTTCGGCAGCTGGGCCCCGCGCAATATCCTCTTCTACGGCGCATCAGGTACAGGCAAGACGATGATAGCCAGAGCGCTTGCCACCGAGGCAAATGTCCCCATGCTGCCGGTGAAATCGACATCGCTGATCGGGGAGTTTGTGGGCGAGGGGGCAAGGCAGATCCACAACCTCTATGATCGCGCTGAGCAGCTCGCGCCATGTATCATATTCATAGATGAGATCGACGCCATAGCACTGGACAGGCGCTACCAGGATCTCAGGGGCGATGTCTCAGAGATAGTGAACGCCCTGCTCACAGAGATGGATGGCATATCATCCAGACGCGGCGTCTGCACGATAGCTGCGACTAACAAGGTCGAGCTCCTCGATCCCTCAATAAGATCGAGATTCGAGGAGGAGATCGAGTTCAAGCTTCCCTCGTATGAGGAGAGGCTGGAGATACTCAGGAGGAACGCCAGCAGGATGCCGCTGGAGGTCAGGGGAGATCTCGCAGAGATCGCGAAGCTGACGGAGG
This region includes:
- a CDS encoding methanogenesis marker 2 protein, whose protein sequence is MTLESLVSELRSFVGITRKRSIGDMLRYFPSISDKVIADFGEDAAVIDNGDEVLLLAADGIWSVLMDADPEWAGYCAVLVNVHDIAAMGGTPIAMVDVLSVNSPEVADAVLRGVEKGIEKFGVPIVGGHLHPDTPYSALDVAILGKARKDGVILSSTAEPGDSVVVGVDLDGRVHPSFRINFDSTSQKGRETLTRQISSMRVLGERRLVTAGKDISNPGMLGTLGMLLETSGVGAEVEIDSIPVPESLNLADWLKMYPGMGFVVTTRNPDEVVDVFRRHGLCAARIGRVIEERRLEIVGGKERAVLFDFGRDRVTGIN
- the mtxX gene encoding methanogenesis marker protein Mmp4/MtxX → MDRGFIDLLREKARSRRARIGIGLVNPGRDVLESLISAGGYAEIVAVGNAAPEGIELIRSDSPEDDLIRLLMRSEIDGAVRGNISATRTMRALSRVGIDVMRMALLELGGWAFFLAPVGIDEGDTLQEKLELAMRGASFLKTMGVEPRVSVLSGGRLEDVGRSSKVDTSLAHGEFVAARLREGGVNAVHRGILIESARGDDLVLAPDGVSGNLLFRTMLLICGAAALGAPVLTDQIIFVDSTRARSEFTGPVILAGALVSMREGR
- the corA gene encoding magnesium/cobalt transporter CorA encodes the protein MQDLAARKVSKIDLDPMELIERYEPRGVPEKARITVIDYDEIQFQEEEVKSVEECAPYRYKPTVTWIKVNGVRDTETMEKLGKIFDIHPLTIEDIITGQRPKMEDFGDYIFIVLRVFYYDRIANEITSEQFSLIFSSNFVITFEESGGDVFKLIKERIKNEKGKIRRRGTDYLAYVLLDAIVDNYFYILERLGDRIEMLESVLVEEPSEENLREIYELKSSMIFLRKSVWPLREVITRLERGESPLIHENTIIYLRDVYDHTIQVIDNIEIMRDMLSEMISIHLSSASNELNNIIKILTSITIIFMLPTLIASIYGMNFRYMPELEWRYGYFATLILMASVVVTTVLYFKRKNWL
- a CDS encoding AAA family ATPase, which gives rise to MRSIQKTGVKGLGGKTERNRITGARFLLLRPAGYPLKSTFQESPVVSDPVLFERYAKEQWYGELVRAGAYLFDRRLYPDFAFKVVKVYPREAVIGADTTIVVEKRIEPTAVVEPASFDDVVGQLDAKRKVKVIKRYLEEPERFGSWAPRNILFYGASGTGKTMIARALATEANVPMLPVKSTSLIGEFVGEGARQIHNLYDRAEQLAPCIIFIDEIDAIALDRRYQDLRGDVSEIVNALLTEMDGISSRRGVCTIAATNKVELLDPSIRSRFEEEIEFKLPSYEERLEILRRNASRMPLEVRGDLAEIAKLTEGFSGRDLVEKILKVALHHAIIEDSRFVERRHLMDALQRIKRDVKEPPGEMFI